Proteins encoded by one window of Astatotilapia calliptera chromosome 13, fAstCal1.2, whole genome shotgun sequence:
- the ubac2 gene encoding ubiquitin-associated domain-containing protein 2 isoform X1: protein MFTTTGSRGLYKAPLSKSLLLVLNGLTVMLTLLPQYQDLFVYHLQAITQEHQVWRLLCARLVCLDIKDSFCSSLLIYNFRIFERRFGTRKFASFLFGTWCLSALMDFLLAEAFQFLFYYEVEELPSGLLAPVFSLFVPFYLSIPRMPVTQVLGRIHITNKSLVYIVGLQLLTSSPFMWLLALSGLISGGLYHSSVLRLQKILFVPIWVSRIGQYILEPVFSSSQPTSETPLGMGATLDVQRQQRMELLDQQLLLAEYNEARTNARQQPQSGLLQWTRLFPSLRHRGQNRVPVQPRPQPQAHQSTQPPFLDNSPVAEEQVARLVEMGFSRIDALEALRASNNDINMATNFLLQH from the exons ATGTTCACAACCACCGGTTCTCGTGGCCTTT ACAAGGCTCCTCTGTCGAAAAGCCTTCTTCTGGTTCTAAATGGGCTAACTGTGATGCTCACCCTGCTGCCACAGTACCAAGACCTGTTTGTTTACCACCTCCAGGCTATCACACAGGAGCATCAG GTGTGGAGATTATTGTGTGCCAGGCTGGTGTGTCTCGATATCAAGGACTCATTCTGCAGCAGTTTGCTCATTTACAACTTTAGAATCTTTGAAAGGAGGTTTGGCACCAGGAAGTTTGCT TCGTTTCTTTTTGGTACTTGGTGTCTTTCTGCATTGATGGATTTCTTGCTGGCAGAGGCTTTCCAGTTTCTGTTTTACTATGAGGTGGAAGAACTGCCTTCGGGACT GCTTGCACCAGTCTTCTCTCTGTTTGTGCCTTTCTACCTGTCGATCCCCAGGATGCCAGTCACACAGGTACTGGGTCGCATCCACATCACCAACAAGTCCCTGGTCTACATAGTAGGCTTACAG CTGCTGACTTCCAGCCCTTTTATGTGGCTCCTTGCACTCAGTGGATTG ATCTCAGGTGGACTATACCACTCCAGTGTCCTACGGTTACAGAAGATCCTGTTTGTCCCCATCTGGGTGTCTCGTATTGGACAATATATTCTGGAGCCAGTCTTTTCAA GCTCCCAACCTACCAGCGAGACACCTCTGGGGATGGGTGCCACTCTTGACGTTCAGAGGCAGCAGAGGATGGAGCTGCTCGACCAACAGCTGCTACTGGCCGAGTACAACGAGGCCAGGACGAATGCCAGACAACAGCCACAG AGCGGGTTGCTACAGTGGACAAGGTTATTCCCTTCACTGAGACACAGAGGACAGAACCGCGTCCCGGTGCAGCCCCGTCCTCAGCCTCAAGCCCACCAATCCACACAGCCACCTTTTCTGGACAACTCCCCTGTAGCAGAAGAACAG GTTGCACGTTTAGTGGAAATGGGCTTTTCCAGGATCGATGCCCTCGAGGCGCTCAGAGCTTCAAATAATGACATTAATATGGCAACAAACTTCCTCTTGCAACACTGA
- the ubac2 gene encoding ubiquitin-associated domain-containing protein 2 isoform X2, which translates to MLTLLPQYQDLFVYHLQAITQEHQVWRLLCARLVCLDIKDSFCSSLLIYNFRIFERRFGTRKFASFLFGTWCLSALMDFLLAEAFQFLFYYEVEELPSGLLAPVFSLFVPFYLSIPRMPVTQVLGRIHITNKSLVYIVGLQLLTSSPFMWLLALSGLISGGLYHSSVLRLQKILFVPIWVSRIGQYILEPVFSSSQPTSETPLGMGATLDVQRQQRMELLDQQLLLAEYNEARTNARQQPQSGLLQWTRLFPSLRHRGQNRVPVQPRPQPQAHQSTQPPFLDNSPVAEEQVARLVEMGFSRIDALEALRASNNDINMATNFLLQH; encoded by the exons ATGCTCACCCTGCTGCCACAGTACCAAGACCTGTTTGTTTACCACCTCCAGGCTATCACACAGGAGCATCAG GTGTGGAGATTATTGTGTGCCAGGCTGGTGTGTCTCGATATCAAGGACTCATTCTGCAGCAGTTTGCTCATTTACAACTTTAGAATCTTTGAAAGGAGGTTTGGCACCAGGAAGTTTGCT TCGTTTCTTTTTGGTACTTGGTGTCTTTCTGCATTGATGGATTTCTTGCTGGCAGAGGCTTTCCAGTTTCTGTTTTACTATGAGGTGGAAGAACTGCCTTCGGGACT GCTTGCACCAGTCTTCTCTCTGTTTGTGCCTTTCTACCTGTCGATCCCCAGGATGCCAGTCACACAGGTACTGGGTCGCATCCACATCACCAACAAGTCCCTGGTCTACATAGTAGGCTTACAG CTGCTGACTTCCAGCCCTTTTATGTGGCTCCTTGCACTCAGTGGATTG ATCTCAGGTGGACTATACCACTCCAGTGTCCTACGGTTACAGAAGATCCTGTTTGTCCCCATCTGGGTGTCTCGTATTGGACAATATATTCTGGAGCCAGTCTTTTCAA GCTCCCAACCTACCAGCGAGACACCTCTGGGGATGGGTGCCACTCTTGACGTTCAGAGGCAGCAGAGGATGGAGCTGCTCGACCAACAGCTGCTACTGGCCGAGTACAACGAGGCCAGGACGAATGCCAGACAACAGCCACAG AGCGGGTTGCTACAGTGGACAAGGTTATTCCCTTCACTGAGACACAGAGGACAGAACCGCGTCCCGGTGCAGCCCCGTCCTCAGCCTCAAGCCCACCAATCCACACAGCCACCTTTTCTGGACAACTCCCCTGTAGCAGAAGAACAG GTTGCACGTTTAGTGGAAATGGGCTTTTCCAGGATCGATGCCCTCGAGGCGCTCAGAGCTTCAAATAATGACATTAATATGGCAACAAACTTCCTCTTGCAACACTGA